One region of Bacillus zhangzhouensis genomic DNA includes:
- a CDS encoding bile acid:sodium symporter family protein yields MNILLTISQFAGRTFAIWVIIFACLGFAFPDVFSQIGPYIPFLLGLIMFGMGLTLSSGDFKELFRKPLYVLIGVLAQYTLMPLIAFILAYGLRLPSEIAVGVILVGCCPGGTASNVMTFLAKGNMALSVAVTTISTLLAPFLTPLFIFIFARSWLPVSPESLFLSIVQVVLIPIILGVIVQVFFKKQVNYAVQALPLVSVAGIVMIIAAVVSANKEQILQSGLLILAVVVLHNGLGLLFGYLIAKWCKMDIPSQRAISIEVGMQNSGLGAALATAHFSPLAAVPSAIFSVWHNLSGSWLATYWSKRGQHDTEKKKS; encoded by the coding sequence ATGAACATTCTTTTAACTATTAGTCAATTTGCAGGAAGAACCTTTGCAATCTGGGTCATTATCTTTGCATGTCTTGGATTTGCTTTTCCTGACGTATTTTCTCAGATTGGGCCGTATATCCCTTTTTTACTAGGTTTGATTATGTTTGGGATGGGGCTTACGTTATCTAGTGGAGATTTTAAGGAGCTTTTTCGAAAACCTCTCTATGTGCTAATCGGGGTTTTGGCGCAGTACACACTCATGCCGCTGATTGCCTTTATATTAGCTTACGGATTACGTCTGCCGTCTGAAATTGCAGTAGGCGTTATTCTAGTAGGCTGCTGTCCGGGGGGTACAGCATCCAATGTCATGACCTTTTTGGCAAAAGGCAATATGGCATTATCCGTAGCGGTCACAACAATATCGACCCTTCTTGCTCCCTTTTTAACGCCTCTTTTTATCTTCATTTTTGCAAGATCATGGTTACCTGTATCACCGGAGTCATTATTTTTGTCGATTGTCCAAGTTGTGCTAATTCCTATTATCTTAGGGGTTATCGTTCAGGTGTTTTTCAAAAAACAAGTAAACTATGCGGTTCAAGCATTGCCGCTTGTATCTGTTGCTGGAATTGTGATGATCATTGCAGCGGTTGTCAGTGCAAATAAAGAGCAGATTCTTCAATCTGGGTTGCTGATATTGGCCGTTGTCGTTTTACATAATGGGCTCGGTCTTCTGTTTGGTTACCTCATTGCAAAATGGTGCAAAATGGATATCCCTTCTCAAAGAGCGATTTCGATTGAAGTAGGCATGCAAAACTCGGGGCTCGGTGCAGCCCTTGCGACAGCACACTTCTCCCCGCTCGCAGCCGTACCAAGTGCAATTTTTAGTGTGTGGCATAATTTATCTGGTTCCTGGCTTGCGACGTATTGGTCAAAACGAGGACAACATGACACCGAAAAGAAAAAAAGCTAG
- a CDS encoding superoxide dismutase — protein MSKEEYRMQLKEWLSSIQSTIQDDNIRQKADNLWFAMDDEHSSEQEWYELAERIAEDMKPQGEMREVAAGSHQLPPLPYRYDALEPFISKEIMYLHHQKHHQSYVDGLNKAELALKKARRTNDFKMIKHWERELAFNGAGHYLHCIFWFSMSPSGKRKPTGQMLRLIEQSFDSYDAFKSQFSEAAKQVEGVGWAILVWAPRSQRLEILQAERHQFLSQWDVIPLLALDVWEHAYYLQYLNEKPKYVDHWWNVVDWREPEARLKQAQQVKWTPF, from the coding sequence ATGAGTAAGGAAGAATATCGAATGCAGCTCAAAGAGTGGCTTAGCTCCATTCAAAGCACGATTCAAGATGACAACATCCGTCAGAAAGCAGACAATTTATGGTTCGCAATGGATGATGAACATTCCAGTGAACAAGAGTGGTACGAACTGGCAGAACGTATTGCTGAGGACATGAAACCACAAGGAGAAATGCGAGAGGTTGCAGCGGGAAGTCATCAATTACCTCCTCTCCCTTACCGGTATGATGCACTAGAACCGTTTATTTCAAAAGAGATTATGTATTTGCATCACCAGAAGCATCATCAATCATATGTTGATGGTTTGAACAAAGCTGAACTTGCATTAAAAAAAGCAAGAAGAACCAATGATTTTAAAATGATCAAGCATTGGGAACGGGAGCTTGCCTTCAATGGTGCAGGACATTATTTACATTGTATTTTTTGGTTTTCCATGAGTCCTTCAGGAAAACGTAAGCCCACTGGACAAATGCTTCGTCTCATTGAACAATCGTTTGACAGCTATGATGCATTTAAATCTCAATTTTCAGAAGCAGCCAAACAAGTAGAGGGTGTTGGCTGGGCTATACTCGTATGGGCGCCCAGATCGCAGCGATTAGAGATTTTACAAGCAGAACGCCATCAATTTTTGTCACAATGGGACGTGATCCCCCTCCTAGCCCTTGATGTATGGGAGCACGCCTACTATCTTCAATATCTAAATGAAAAACCGAAATATGTAGATCATTGGTGGAATGTAGTCGACTGGCGTGAGCCAGAAGCAAGGCTTAAGCAAGCACAGCAAGTGAAATGGACCCCTTTTTAA
- a CDS encoding squalene--hopene cyclase has protein sequence MQDITLQVNKFIEELHMQMQRRQREDGAFVFCFEGPMMTNAFLIMLLKAVGDSDQVLVHQLAEAIREKQNEDGSFSLYHDQTGHVTATVQGYCGMLVSGRFQQDEPHMEKAAEYIRSKGGLKNVHFMTKWMLAVNGMHPWPYFYAPLSFLLIPTYFPLHFYHLSAYARIHFVPMMIALNKRYTSHEEFPSLAHLDKNMSKNPFDWFMAREERSTHHFLTYMRSYTALDSRLDFFGYEAAKRYMFGRLEKDGTLYSYLSASIFMVYALMSLGYSPGHHLILKTVKGMKKLVTDCQGRMYAENSTSTVWDTALVSYASQKAGKKQEDPVITKSFSYLLNRQQMKKADWAIHNRHAAPGGFGFSDINTNNPDCDDTQIVLKAIPQTYAPVQWKRGFQWLLSMQNRDGGFSAFEKNQDHFLLRHLPLESAEDAAIDPSTPDITGRVLHLIGLEEKNMSLPIHRQKDQCVKWLLDHQEKNGSWFGRWGVCYIYGTWAALTGLKAAGIPSTHPAVQKACRFLKQIQREDGSFGESCKSAEVKTYVPLPFGTVVQTAWAAEALLQYEKPDDKTILKAISFLIHHQHTSEALHYPVGIGLPKQFYITYHSYPFVFPMMACSTFLEEMRRKYE, from the coding sequence ATGCAAGATATTACATTGCAAGTAAACAAATTTATCGAAGAATTGCACATGCAAATGCAGCGAAGACAACGAGAAGATGGCGCCTTTGTTTTCTGCTTTGAAGGTCCGATGATGACAAATGCTTTTTTGATTATGCTGTTAAAGGCTGTCGGCGATTCGGATCAGGTTTTGGTTCATCAATTAGCAGAAGCGATACGAGAAAAGCAAAATGAGGATGGGTCTTTTTCTTTGTATCATGATCAAACGGGACATGTAACTGCCACTGTTCAAGGCTATTGCGGAATGCTCGTTTCAGGCAGGTTTCAACAAGATGAGCCTCATATGGAAAAAGCAGCAGAATATATTCGATCAAAAGGCGGATTAAAGAACGTTCACTTTATGACAAAGTGGATGCTCGCCGTCAACGGCATGCACCCTTGGCCGTACTTCTATGCACCACTTTCCTTTTTACTCATCCCTACATACTTTCCGCTGCACTTCTATCATCTTAGTGCATATGCAAGAATTCACTTTGTGCCAATGATGATTGCACTCAACAAACGATATACTTCTCATGAGGAATTTCCAAGCTTAGCACACCTTGATAAGAACATGTCTAAGAATCCATTTGACTGGTTTATGGCAAGAGAAGAACGTTCCACTCATCACTTTCTGACTTACATGCGATCGTATACAGCACTTGACAGCCGGCTGGACTTTTTCGGATATGAAGCAGCGAAGCGGTATATGTTTGGTCGCCTTGAAAAAGATGGCACGCTGTACAGCTATTTAAGTGCAAGTATTTTTATGGTCTATGCACTGATGAGTCTTGGATACTCCCCAGGACATCATCTCATTTTAAAAACAGTCAAAGGCATGAAAAAGCTAGTCACTGACTGTCAGGGCAGAATGTATGCAGAAAATTCCACATCCACAGTTTGGGATACAGCGCTTGTGAGTTATGCTTCTCAAAAAGCAGGTAAAAAACAAGAAGATCCAGTCATCACAAAGTCCTTTTCATACTTGCTGAACCGGCAGCAAATGAAGAAAGCAGATTGGGCGATTCATAACCGTCATGCTGCTCCGGGAGGCTTTGGTTTTTCAGATATCAACACAAATAACCCAGATTGTGATGATACACAAATTGTATTAAAAGCTATTCCGCAAACATACGCACCAGTTCAGTGGAAGCGAGGATTTCAATGGCTTCTTTCCATGCAAAACCGTGACGGCGGGTTCTCTGCTTTTGAAAAAAATCAAGATCACTTCCTGCTTCGACATCTGCCGCTCGAATCTGCGGAGGATGCAGCAATTGATCCATCAACTCCCGATATTACAGGACGCGTGCTTCATCTCATTGGTCTTGAAGAGAAAAACATGTCACTACCTATTCACAGGCAAAAAGATCAATGTGTCAAGTGGCTTCTAGATCATCAAGAGAAAAATGGATCATGGTTTGGCAGATGGGGCGTTTGTTATATTTATGGAACGTGGGCAGCATTAACAGGTCTAAAAGCTGCCGGCATTCCCTCCACCCATCCTGCTGTTCAAAAAGCGTGCCGATTTTTAAAGCAGATTCAACGAGAAGATGGCAGCTTCGGAGAATCGTGTAAAAGTGCAGAGGTAAAAACGTATGTCCCCCTCCCGTTTGGCACAGTGGTCCAGACGGCTTGGGCAGCAGAGGCACTTTTACAATATGAGAAGCCAGATGACAAAACGATTTTAAAAGCCATTTCATTTTTGATCCATCATCAGCACACGAGTGAAGCCTTGCACTATCCAGTAGGCATTGGCCTGCCAAAGCAATTTTACATCACCTATCATAGCTACCCATTTGTCTTTCCCATGATGGCTTGTTCCACATTTTTAGAAGAAATGAGGCGTAAGTATGAGTAA
- the odhB gene encoding 2-oxoglutarate dehydrogenase complex dihydrolipoyllysine-residue succinyltransferase, producing the protein MAEIKVPELAESISEGTIAQWLKQPGDYVEQGEYLLELETDKVNVELTAEESGVLKEVLKDSGDTVQVGEVIGTIAAGEAGGSESAAPAPEQASKEEPVAAQKEEAVKEEPKVGNGRTIASPAARKLAREKGLDLSEIPTVDPLGRVRKQDVASYQKNEAPASAPKATPKANAAVQTEQPGKPVERERMSRRRQTIAKRLVEVQQTAAMLTTFNEVDMTAVMDLRKRRKDAFLEQNDVKLGFMSFFTKAVVAALKKYPLLNAEIQGDELVLKKFYDIGIAVAADEGLVVPVVRDADRLSFAGIEKEIGHLAKKARDNKLSLNELQGGSFTITNGGTFGSLLSTPILNSPQVGILGMHKIQLRPVAIDEERFENRPMMYLALSYDHRIVDGKEAVGFLVTIKNLLEDPEQLLLEG; encoded by the coding sequence ATGGCGGAAATTAAAGTACCTGAATTAGCGGAATCAATCTCGGAAGGAACGATTGCTCAATGGTTAAAGCAGCCGGGCGATTATGTGGAGCAGGGGGAGTACCTGCTAGAACTTGAAACAGATAAAGTCAATGTCGAACTGACTGCTGAAGAATCTGGTGTACTAAAAGAAGTGCTGAAAGATTCTGGTGACACTGTACAAGTTGGAGAAGTCATCGGAACGATTGCAGCAGGTGAAGCCGGCGGAAGCGAGTCCGCAGCTCCAGCACCTGAGCAAGCTTCTAAAGAAGAACCAGTAGCTGCTCAAAAAGAAGAAGCAGTGAAAGAAGAGCCGAAAGTTGGTAATGGCAGAACCATCGCTTCTCCTGCAGCTAGAAAACTAGCGAGAGAGAAGGGATTAGACTTATCTGAGATTCCAACCGTAGATCCGCTGGGCAGGGTACGAAAGCAGGATGTCGCTTCTTATCAAAAGAATGAAGCACCTGCAAGTGCACCAAAAGCCACGCCAAAAGCAAATGCTGCGGTGCAAACTGAACAACCAGGAAAGCCAGTTGAACGTGAAAGAATGTCACGCCGCAGACAAACAATTGCAAAACGTTTAGTTGAAGTTCAACAAACGGCTGCGATGCTGACGACATTTAATGAAGTCGATATGACAGCTGTGATGGATTTAAGAAAACGTCGTAAAGATGCCTTCCTAGAACAAAATGATGTCAAGCTTGGCTTCATGTCCTTCTTTACAAAAGCAGTTGTAGCAGCACTGAAGAAATATCCGTTGCTTAACGCAGAAATTCAAGGTGATGAGCTTGTCTTGAAGAAATTCTATGACATTGGCATCGCTGTTGCTGCAGACGAAGGACTTGTCGTACCGGTTGTCCGTGATGCAGACAGATTGTCATTTGCGGGAATTGAAAAAGAAATTGGTCATCTTGCGAAAAAAGCAAGAGATAACAAATTGTCTCTTAATGAGTTACAAGGTGGATCATTCACGATCACAAATGGCGGAACATTTGGTTCTCTGCTTTCAACACCGATTTTAAACAGCCCTCAAGTTGGAATTTTAGGGATGCATAAAATTCAGCTTCGTCCGGTGGCGATTGACGAAGAACGTTTTGAGAACCGTCCGATGATGTATTTAGCTCTTTCTTACGACCACCGTATTGTCGATGGTAAAGAAGCAGTTGGATTCCTCGTCACGATTAAAAACCTGCTTGAAGATCCTGAGCAGCTATTGCTTGAAGGATAA